A stretch of the Pristis pectinata isolate sPriPec2 chromosome 7, sPriPec2.1.pri, whole genome shotgun sequence genome encodes the following:
- the rassf6 gene encoding ras association domain-containing protein 6 isoform X2, translating into MNTVHLQPEIQVRKGKTISRHEFLSLLRTYNCFHEDKKNFQLSYYVNNGKIVLEGLLDISWSVQQPIRLQINDEKSRSSSKCSQSSDTVMNKRGMTRWGEFDNLCNIAELEEDAESEAEEQQAAQELIFESSTLKPQRNREPESSNLIRTRSDVSLVKMRVKNQAVAAARKARRHRFSINGHFYNHETSIFTPTKGSVTSVRINSTLTTKEVIALLLQKFKIENDPNDFALYVVHASEEKKKLKDTAFPLWERLLHGPSRKIVKIFLMDKDAEEISIDVAQYIKFELPVLNAILQKLNEEEEKYIGNTYLRYRMEKRSLVQQLRRRMMVRAETSV; encoded by the exons ATGAACACTGTACATCTGCAGCCTGAAATTCAAGTTCGTAAAGGCAAGACCATTTCCAG GCATGAGTTTTTGTCATTGTTGAGAACATACAACTGTTTTCATGAAGATAAGAAGAATTTTCAACTGTCATATTATGTC AACAATGGAAAAATTGTCTTGGAAGGATTATTGGATATTTCCTGGAGTGTACAACAACCAATAAGATTACAGATAAATGATGAGAAATCCAGATCATCATCAAAATGTTCCCAATCTTCTGACACTGTGATGAACAAAAG AGGAATGACACGATGGGGAGAGTTTGATAATTTGTGCAACATTGCTGAACTAGAAGAGGATGCAGAGTCAGAAGCTGAGGAACAGCAGGCTGCCCAGGAGCTGA TCTTTGAAAGCAGTACATTAAAACCACAACGCAACCGAGAGCCAGAAAGTAGCAACTTAATACGTACCAGGAGTGATGTATCACTGGTGAAGATGAGGGTAAAGAACCAAGCAGTGGCTGCAGCACGGAAAGCTAGGCGCCATCGCTTTTCCATCAATGGCCATTTTTACAACCATGAG ACATCCATTTTCACACCAACCAAAGGCTCAGTAACCAGTGTGAGAATCAACAGCACGCTGACGACCAAGGAGGTGATAGCATTACTCCTGCAAAAGTTTAAG ATAGAAAATGACCCCAATGATTTTGCACTGTATGTCGTTCATGCCAGTGAAG aAAAGAAGAAGCTTAAAGACACAGCATTTCCATTATGGGAGAGACTGCTTCATGGACCATCACGCAaaatagtaaaaatatttttaatggacAAAGATGCCGAGGAAATTAGCATTGAT GTAGCACAGTATATCAAGTTTGAACTTCCTGTTTTAAATGCAATTCTTCAGAAACTAAATGAGGAGGAGGAAAAATACATTGGAAATACTTACTTACG ATACAGAATGGAGAAAAGGTCTTTGGTTCAGCAGCTGCGAAGACGAATGATGGTGAGGGCAGAAACTTCAGTTTAA
- the rassf6 gene encoding ras association domain-containing protein 6 isoform X3, with the protein MILNGQVKGCVKEFNICTLDFIRHEFLSLLRTYNCFHEDKKNFQLSYYVNNGKIVLEGLLDISWSVQQPIRLQINDEKSRSSSKCSQSSDTVMNKRGMTRWGEFDNLCNIAELEEDAESEAEEQQAAQELIFESSTLKPQRNREPESSNLIRTRSDVSLVKMRVKNQAVAAARKARRHRFSINGHFYNHETSIFTPTKGSVTSVRINSTLTTKEVIALLLQKFKIENDPNDFALYVVHASEEKKKLKDTAFPLWERLLHGPSRKIVKIFLMDKDAEEISIDVAQYIKFELPVLNAILQKLNEEEEKYIGNTYLR; encoded by the exons GCATGAGTTTTTGTCATTGTTGAGAACATACAACTGTTTTCATGAAGATAAGAAGAATTTTCAACTGTCATATTATGTC AACAATGGAAAAATTGTCTTGGAAGGATTATTGGATATTTCCTGGAGTGTACAACAACCAATAAGATTACAGATAAATGATGAGAAATCCAGATCATCATCAAAATGTTCCCAATCTTCTGACACTGTGATGAACAAAAG AGGAATGACACGATGGGGAGAGTTTGATAATTTGTGCAACATTGCTGAACTAGAAGAGGATGCAGAGTCAGAAGCTGAGGAACAGCAGGCTGCCCAGGAGCTGA TCTTTGAAAGCAGTACATTAAAACCACAACGCAACCGAGAGCCAGAAAGTAGCAACTTAATACGTACCAGGAGTGATGTATCACTGGTGAAGATGAGGGTAAAGAACCAAGCAGTGGCTGCAGCACGGAAAGCTAGGCGCCATCGCTTTTCCATCAATGGCCATTTTTACAACCATGAG ACATCCATTTTCACACCAACCAAAGGCTCAGTAACCAGTGTGAGAATCAACAGCACGCTGACGACCAAGGAGGTGATAGCATTACTCCTGCAAAAGTTTAAG ATAGAAAATGACCCCAATGATTTTGCACTGTATGTCGTTCATGCCAGTGAAG aAAAGAAGAAGCTTAAAGACACAGCATTTCCATTATGGGAGAGACTGCTTCATGGACCATCACGCAaaatagtaaaaatatttttaatggacAAAGATGCCGAGGAAATTAGCATTGAT GTAGCACAGTATATCAAGTTTGAACTTCCTGTTTTAAATGCAATTCTTCAGAAACTAAATGAGGAGGAGGAAAAATACATTGGAAATACTTACTTACG ATAA
- the rassf6 gene encoding ras association domain-containing protein 6 isoform X1 encodes MILNGQVKGCVKEFNICTLDFIRHEFLSLLRTYNCFHEDKKNFQLSYYVNNGKIVLEGLLDISWSVQQPIRLQINDEKSRSSSKCSQSSDTVMNKRGMTRWGEFDNLCNIAELEEDAESEAEEQQAAQELIFESSTLKPQRNREPESSNLIRTRSDVSLVKMRVKNQAVAAARKARRHRFSINGHFYNHETSIFTPTKGSVTSVRINSTLTTKEVIALLLQKFKIENDPNDFALYVVHASEEKKKLKDTAFPLWERLLHGPSRKIVKIFLMDKDAEEISIDVAQYIKFELPVLNAILQKLNEEEEKYIGNTYLRYRMEKRSLVQQLRRRMMVRAETSV; translated from the exons GCATGAGTTTTTGTCATTGTTGAGAACATACAACTGTTTTCATGAAGATAAGAAGAATTTTCAACTGTCATATTATGTC AACAATGGAAAAATTGTCTTGGAAGGATTATTGGATATTTCCTGGAGTGTACAACAACCAATAAGATTACAGATAAATGATGAGAAATCCAGATCATCATCAAAATGTTCCCAATCTTCTGACACTGTGATGAACAAAAG AGGAATGACACGATGGGGAGAGTTTGATAATTTGTGCAACATTGCTGAACTAGAAGAGGATGCAGAGTCAGAAGCTGAGGAACAGCAGGCTGCCCAGGAGCTGA TCTTTGAAAGCAGTACATTAAAACCACAACGCAACCGAGAGCCAGAAAGTAGCAACTTAATACGTACCAGGAGTGATGTATCACTGGTGAAGATGAGGGTAAAGAACCAAGCAGTGGCTGCAGCACGGAAAGCTAGGCGCCATCGCTTTTCCATCAATGGCCATTTTTACAACCATGAG ACATCCATTTTCACACCAACCAAAGGCTCAGTAACCAGTGTGAGAATCAACAGCACGCTGACGACCAAGGAGGTGATAGCATTACTCCTGCAAAAGTTTAAG ATAGAAAATGACCCCAATGATTTTGCACTGTATGTCGTTCATGCCAGTGAAG aAAAGAAGAAGCTTAAAGACACAGCATTTCCATTATGGGAGAGACTGCTTCATGGACCATCACGCAaaatagtaaaaatatttttaatggacAAAGATGCCGAGGAAATTAGCATTGAT GTAGCACAGTATATCAAGTTTGAACTTCCTGTTTTAAATGCAATTCTTCAGAAACTAAATGAGGAGGAGGAAAAATACATTGGAAATACTTACTTACG ATACAGAATGGAGAAAAGGTCTTTGGTTCAGCAGCTGCGAAGACGAATGATGGTGAGGGCAGAAACTTCAGTTTAA